One window from the genome of Paraneptunicella aestuarii encodes:
- a CDS encoding efflux RND transporter periplasmic adaptor subunit: MRQQNTLKWIRLTTGAVLIGSAVLLSGCMDSEADNKNKEEVEVIAVPVEVAQLHTGDISSNYVTTAVLEAKEEAFVTARASGIIEEILVEEGDYVEKGQVLARLEQERYILNLQRAKADLLGIQKELDKVDKVYNKKLISDDTFDKLTAQFESAKAGVSLAELDLKETTIIAPISGFIAERNAKVGNLTESFQRQRMFHVVQQKELYGIVHLPEKELPRVHVGQHASLQLTAINEEKVTAVVERISPVIDAETGTFKVTLRVPNEHNTLKAGMFAQVKLNYDTHQNALLLPRRALLHIDDQINVFTVKDGNAQKVSISIGYEEGDYVEVTKGLNGDEQIIVTGHQNLKDQAPVEVVNG; encoded by the coding sequence ATGCGTCAGCAAAACACTTTGAAATGGATTAGATTAACAACCGGAGCGGTATTAATAGGTAGTGCAGTACTATTGAGTGGTTGTATGGATTCGGAAGCAGATAACAAAAATAAGGAAGAAGTAGAAGTTATTGCTGTACCCGTTGAAGTTGCCCAGTTACACACCGGCGATATTTCCTCAAATTATGTAACAACCGCCGTTTTAGAAGCCAAAGAAGAGGCCTTCGTGACGGCTAGAGCGTCAGGCATTATCGAAGAAATATTGGTTGAAGAAGGCGATTACGTTGAGAAAGGCCAGGTACTCGCCAGACTGGAACAAGAACGTTATATCCTTAATTTACAGCGAGCTAAAGCTGATTTGCTAGGCATTCAAAAAGAACTGGATAAAGTCGATAAGGTATACAACAAAAAGCTTATCAGCGATGACACGTTCGATAAGTTAACGGCACAGTTTGAATCGGCCAAGGCAGGGGTCTCGCTTGCTGAACTGGATTTAAAAGAAACCACCATCATTGCACCCATTTCTGGTTTTATTGCAGAACGTAATGCCAAAGTCGGCAACCTGACCGAATCATTCCAACGTCAACGCATGTTCCATGTTGTACAGCAAAAAGAATTGTACGGCATTGTTCACTTACCAGAAAAAGAACTTCCCAGAGTACATGTTGGTCAACATGCGTCTTTGCAATTAACCGCAATCAATGAAGAGAAAGTCACAGCCGTAGTAGAACGTATCAGCCCGGTTATTGATGCTGAAACAGGTACGTTTAAAGTTACACTACGCGTACCTAATGAACATAACACGCTGAAAGCAGGTATGTTTGCTCAGGTTAAACTTAACTACGATACCCATCAAAACGCTCTATTATTACCTCGCCGAGCCTTATTACATATTGATGACCAAATTAATGTATTTACCGTTAAAGATGGTAATGCTCAGAAAGTTTCAATTAGTATCGGCTACGAAGAAGGCGACTATGTAGAAGTCACAAAAGGACTGAATGGTGACGAGCAAATCATTGTTACCGGACATCAGAACTTAAAAGATCAGGCACCAGTTGAAGTTGTTAACGGATAA
- a CDS encoding SRPBCC family protein, producing the protein METLKKALYATVIVVVIAFGASFLISPAFKVERSLEINASPDKVFSYIVDLKQWKKWGVWYERDPKMQMTYSGPDNQVGMKSEWVSEKEGSGYMEITKVVPDTVLEYKLVFPDFDMQSQGKLVLEAKGDKTLVTWSDSGEVKGNPLNRIFILFIDDMIGPDFEAGLINLRRVAED; encoded by the coding sequence ATGGAAACCCTTAAAAAAGCACTGTATGCCACAGTGATTGTTGTCGTTATCGCCTTTGGCGCAAGCTTTCTAATATCCCCTGCGTTTAAAGTTGAACGTTCTCTAGAGATAAATGCTAGTCCGGACAAGGTGTTTTCTTACATTGTTGATTTAAAGCAATGGAAAAAATGGGGCGTGTGGTATGAGCGTGATCCGAAAATGCAGATGACTTATTCAGGCCCTGACAATCAGGTTGGTATGAAGTCTGAGTGGGTAAGTGAAAAAGAAGGTTCAGGCTATATGGAAATTACCAAAGTAGTGCCAGATACCGTCTTGGAGTATAAATTGGTATTTCCTGATTTTGATATGCAGTCACAAGGTAAATTAGTGCTTGAGGCTAAAGGTGATAAAACCCTTGTAACCTGGTCTGATTCCGGTGAAGTAAAGGGAAATCCACTGAACAGAATTTTCATCTTGTTTATTGATGATATGATCGGCCCTGATTTTGAAGCGGGTTTGATTAACTTGAGAAGAGTCGCGGAAGACTAA
- a CDS encoding XdhC family protein, with protein sequence MANHIWDLLSLWEPKKDQLEWVLATIIETEGSSYRKPGAMMLINSLGQYRGLLSGGCLEADIMRQARKCWESLGNIIIEYDMREEDDLAWQLGLGCGGRVKILLQPVSAENNYLELIAMKQALDAGHCVHYHQDLSALSPRNTLTLDIPNQFSHSQQNSFSSIHKPPISLAVFGGGIDARPIVEMAVTLGWHVYLIDHRTGYAREKYFSGCKQIIRQQPEQLAGAEWISQMRAAVIMTHNINQDAQALKLVQSTNAEYVGLLGPKHRTEKVLDVLQMTRSDLVKPLWNPMGLSLGGELPESIALSAVSEIHKVIYGASGEPLSAG encoded by the coding sequence ATGGCGAATCATATATGGGATCTGCTCTCCTTATGGGAGCCTAAAAAAGACCAACTGGAATGGGTGTTGGCGACCATCATAGAAACAGAGGGCTCTTCGTATCGAAAGCCGGGCGCTATGATGTTAATCAACAGCCTGGGCCAATACCGTGGCCTGTTAAGTGGTGGTTGCCTTGAGGCTGACATCATGCGACAGGCCAGAAAGTGCTGGGAATCGCTTGGCAATATCATTATTGAGTATGATATGCGCGAAGAGGATGACCTGGCATGGCAGTTAGGCTTGGGCTGTGGTGGTCGCGTTAAAATTCTGCTGCAACCCGTCAGCGCAGAAAATAATTATCTTGAATTAATCGCAATGAAACAGGCGTTGGATGCGGGGCATTGTGTTCATTATCATCAGGATTTATCCGCTTTATCTCCACGAAATACGCTGACACTAGATATCCCAAATCAATTTTCTCACAGCCAGCAAAATAGTTTTTCTTCTATTCATAAACCACCTATTTCTCTTGCAGTTTTTGGCGGCGGCATCGATGCGCGCCCGATTGTTGAAATGGCGGTAACGTTGGGTTGGCATGTTTATTTGATCGATCACCGAACCGGTTACGCCAGAGAGAAATACTTTTCCGGCTGTAAGCAGATTATTCGTCAGCAGCCCGAACAGCTTGCTGGAGCTGAATGGATATCGCAGATGCGTGCTGCCGTTATTATGACTCACAATATCAATCAGGATGCTCAAGCGTTGAAACTGGTGCAATCCACTAATGCTGAATATGTTGGATTATTGGGGCCAAAACACCGCACCGAAAAGGTACTGGATGTATTGCAAATGACTCGTTCGGATTTGGTGAAGCCATTATGGAATCCTATGGGACTGAGTCTTGGTGGAGAACTTCCTGAGTCAATCGCCTTGTCGGCTGTATCCGAGATACATAAGGTGATTTATGGCGCGAGCGGGGAGCCACTGAGTGCAGGTTAA
- a CDS encoding nucleotidyltransferase family protein has product MQVKTQNAGRMLALVLAAGESRRFGSPKQIADVHQQPMLNRMITALVESQCFQRDDIYIALGANKENVRAVLSNEIQTIDVSDWHLGMGTSISESLSYLATLDVSHVMIVLADQVALTSNHIDELVQFSRLNNDKIVSAEYNNTLGVPAVFPRWSFPALQALSGERGAKVILQEQKQQNKALAFAMPEAAIDIDTQAQLADWVATN; this is encoded by the coding sequence GTGCAGGTTAAAACCCAAAACGCAGGCAGAATGTTGGCATTAGTGTTGGCTGCTGGAGAAAGTCGTCGATTTGGTAGCCCGAAGCAGATTGCAGACGTGCATCAACAGCCCATGTTGAATCGTATGATTACAGCGCTTGTTGAGAGCCAATGTTTTCAGCGAGACGATATTTATATTGCGCTTGGTGCAAATAAAGAAAATGTGAGAGCCGTGCTTTCTAATGAAATACAAACGATTGATGTGTCCGACTGGCATTTGGGAATGGGGACTAGCATCAGTGAAAGTCTATCGTATTTGGCAACATTAGACGTTAGTCATGTGATGATTGTTCTGGCGGATCAAGTCGCGTTAACGTCAAATCATATTGATGAACTGGTGCAGTTTAGTCGTCTCAACAATGACAAGATTGTCTCGGCTGAATATAACAATACATTAGGCGTTCCCGCTGTTTTTCCTCGATGGAGTTTTCCTGCCTTGCAGGCACTTTCTGGAGAGCGTGGAGCGAAAGTGATTCTGCAAGAACAAAAACAACAAAATAAGGCTTTGGCATTTGCTATGCCAGAAGCGGCAATAGACATTGACACTCAGGCGCAACTTGCTGACTGGGTGGCAACAAATTAA
- a CDS encoding (2Fe-2S)-binding protein, which yields MIDFTLNGNPIRVEVDPEMPLLWVIRDVLKMTGTKYGCGQGICGACTIHVDGQPMRSCSFPASAAQGRKITTIEGLAEDASHPVQQAWEAHKVPQCGYCQSGQIMSAVALLQQNPNPDDQAIDNFMQGNICRCGTYNRIKSAIKTAANASTNIEIREVGGAKS from the coding sequence ATGATAGATTTTACCCTGAATGGCAATCCCATTCGTGTAGAGGTTGATCCGGAAATGCCACTGTTATGGGTGATTCGGGACGTATTGAAAATGACAGGCACCAAGTACGGCTGCGGACAGGGCATTTGTGGTGCATGTACCATTCATGTTGACGGTCAACCCATGCGTTCTTGTTCTTTCCCGGCTTCAGCTGCCCAAGGTCGAAAAATCACGACCATTGAAGGGTTGGCGGAAGATGCCTCGCATCCTGTACAACAGGCGTGGGAAGCGCATAAGGTTCCTCAATGCGGGTATTGTCAGTCGGGTCAAATCATGAGCGCCGTTGCTTTGTTACAGCAAAACCCTAATCCTGATGATCAAGCGATTGATAATTTTATGCAAGGAAACATCTGTCGTTGTGGTACTTACAACCGTATTAAGTCGGCCATTAAAACAGCAGCCAATGCGAGTACGAATATAGAAATACGTGAAGTAGGGGGGGCAAAATCATGA
- a CDS encoding xanthine dehydrogenase family protein molybdopterin-binding subunit encodes MSNSSVGNTENRLNSTIENVSRRSFLKLLGVGSTGLVLATSLPGANQAFAASSTVPNEANKLNMFVSIEPTGVVNIVCHRSEMGQGVRTSLPQIVADEMEANWDLVNVVQGLADKRYGSQNTDGSRSVRRFYKILREMGASARMMLEQAAANTWKVDVSQVEAKNGIVSNKVSGETLDYGQLSNIAATLEVPKPETIRLKDKTAFKYIGKEMPIVDMKDIQTGKTEFGQDIQFDNMLYACIARSPVVGANVASYDATASKKLKDVVDVWQMPEAKKPFSFKPLAGIAVVANNSWAAIQGRNKLQVNWTESENDSHDSSAYQKALHENLTQKGKVVRSKGDAYQEMTNANTTVNASYSVPYMAHAPMEPPAATAVYKNGYFEIWACTQTPQSTQNTVAQIMGVPPEKVKVHVTLLGGGFGRKSKPDYSVEAAMLAKQFGKPVKVVWTREDDIQHCYYHAISAQHYAAGLDAQGKVNSWIQRSAFPSISWTFDGTTDEPSVSELSLGFGDLVFDLPHLSCESHKAKAHTRIGWMRSVSNIHHAFALGSFVDEVAHAAKKPTYDMWMELIGSDRHVDPKAEGFEFTNYGESLDDFPIDTKRLKQVLRTVVEKSGANKAVAKNEGWGISVHRSFVTYVAVAVKVKVENDKASILEMHSAIDAGTVVNPDRVRAQQEGSMMFGASIALLGEISFKQGKVEQSNYHDYPVLRMNQSPKIVETYIIESDAIPGGVGEPGTPPVAAAIANAIFHACGKRIRALPIRHHMKV; translated from the coding sequence ATGTCCAACTCATCAGTTGGCAATACTGAGAATCGTTTAAATAGCACGATCGAAAATGTCAGCCGTCGAAGTTTCTTGAAGCTATTGGGCGTAGGTTCTACCGGGCTTGTGTTGGCAACCAGTTTGCCCGGCGCGAATCAGGCTTTTGCTGCTTCTAGCACTGTTCCAAATGAAGCCAACAAGCTGAATATGTTTGTTAGCATTGAGCCAACTGGTGTTGTGAATATTGTCTGCCATCGCTCGGAAATGGGGCAAGGTGTGCGTACTTCATTGCCGCAAATCGTAGCAGATGAAATGGAAGCCAATTGGGATTTGGTGAATGTGGTGCAAGGCTTGGCTGACAAGCGTTATGGTAGCCAAAATACCGATGGTTCCCGTTCCGTTCGTCGCTTTTACAAGATTCTACGCGAAATGGGCGCTTCCGCGCGTATGATGCTGGAACAAGCCGCCGCGAATACCTGGAAAGTGGATGTGTCTCAGGTGGAAGCTAAAAACGGTATTGTTAGCAATAAAGTATCAGGTGAAACCCTTGATTATGGGCAATTATCGAATATTGCCGCAACGTTGGAAGTACCCAAGCCAGAAACTATCCGATTAAAAGACAAAACAGCGTTTAAATATATCGGCAAGGAAATGCCCATTGTCGATATGAAAGACATTCAAACGGGTAAGACTGAATTTGGGCAAGATATACAGTTCGATAACATGTTGTATGCCTGCATCGCTCGTTCCCCTGTGGTGGGAGCGAATGTTGCCAGTTACGACGCTACAGCAAGTAAAAAGCTAAAGGATGTCGTTGATGTGTGGCAAATGCCAGAAGCTAAAAAACCCTTTTCTTTTAAGCCGTTGGCGGGCATTGCGGTTGTCGCTAACAATAGCTGGGCTGCTATTCAAGGGCGAAATAAGCTACAGGTAAATTGGACTGAAAGTGAAAACGACAGCCACGATTCGTCTGCATACCAAAAAGCACTGCATGAGAATTTGACGCAAAAAGGTAAGGTTGTGCGTAGTAAAGGTGATGCTTACCAGGAAATGACCAATGCGAATACGACGGTCAATGCCAGCTATAGCGTACCTTATATGGCTCATGCACCCATGGAACCGCCAGCAGCCACCGCAGTATATAAAAACGGTTATTTTGAAATTTGGGCTTGTACTCAAACGCCCCAATCAACGCAAAATACGGTTGCTCAGATCATGGGTGTGCCACCCGAAAAGGTTAAGGTTCATGTCACTTTGCTAGGTGGTGGCTTTGGTCGTAAATCCAAGCCGGATTACTCTGTTGAAGCGGCCATGTTAGCCAAGCAGTTTGGTAAGCCTGTGAAAGTGGTGTGGACACGCGAAGATGATATTCAGCATTGTTATTATCATGCTATTAGTGCGCAGCATTACGCAGCCGGACTGGATGCGCAAGGCAAGGTAAATAGCTGGATCCAGCGTAGCGCCTTTCCGAGTATCAGCTGGACGTTTGACGGAACAACAGACGAACCGAGTGTTTCAGAATTATCGTTGGGCTTTGGTGATTTAGTCTTTGATTTACCGCATCTTTCTTGTGAATCCCATAAAGCCAAGGCTCATACCCGTATTGGTTGGATGCGCTCTGTAAGCAATATTCATCATGCTTTTGCGTTAGGTTCTTTTGTTGATGAAGTGGCGCATGCGGCGAAAAAGCCAACCTATGATATGTGGATGGAGCTTATTGGCTCTGATCGTCATGTTGACCCGAAAGCGGAAGGCTTTGAGTTTACCAACTATGGTGAATCACTGGATGATTTTCCCATTGATACCAAGCGCTTAAAGCAGGTTTTACGTACTGTTGTCGAAAAGTCGGGGGCGAATAAGGCGGTTGCTAAAAATGAAGGCTGGGGCATTAGCGTTCATCGCAGTTTTGTCACCTACGTTGCTGTTGCAGTTAAAGTGAAGGTTGAAAATGATAAGGCTTCGATTCTTGAAATGCATTCCGCGATAGATGCTGGAACCGTTGTTAACCCTGACAGAGTCAGGGCGCAACAGGAAGGTTCGATGATGTTTGGTGCTTCTATTGCGCTGTTAGGCGAGATTAGCTTTAAGCAAGGTAAAGTTGAGCAATCTAACTATCATGATTACCCCGTACTGCGTATGAATCAAAGTCCGAAGATTGTCGAGACGTATATTATTGAGTCTGATGCGATACCGGGCGGAGTCGGGGAGCCGGGTACTCCACCGGTTGCTGCGGCGATTGCCAATGCGATTTTTCATGCCTGTGGTAAGCGAATTAGGGCGTTGCCGATTAGGCATCATATGAAGGTTTAG
- a CDS encoding MATE family efflux transporter, producing the protein MIKLSEVKCLAKLAWPLLIAQITQTLMGVSDTIMAGRVSSTDMAAVAVASSIVFPIMVFLQGIILALPPIISRLNGAQDKDAIPKAGHQAFWLSIYLSLPVFLLSFVTNSLVAPMTMEPALKTITADYLSYVFAGIPAFVFYQVLRQYGEGLSITKPSMIIMVIGLIVNIPANYVFIYGKLGAPALGGAGCGVATTIVFCAMLTATWLYTKYAKALQDYPFFGHLHPPEWREIRKILKLGVPIAFTLLFEITLFAIVAIMLARYGSDVVAAHQIALNVSSIFFMIPLSIGMATTIRIGYALGQGDSALASTTVYSALISGLLLAGMNATLCYILRYPISELYSTEPEVIEMAAQLMFLAAIFQFSDGTQIIAGCALRGYKDTKAMFYLSFLSYWMIGLPTGYILAMTDWIVPAMAAKGFWIGFIVGLTAAALLLGMRLLWTQHKVKTTSQLVYP; encoded by the coding sequence ATGATTAAATTATCTGAAGTAAAATGCTTGGCTAAATTAGCTTGGCCATTACTTATTGCTCAAATTACCCAAACATTAATGGGCGTCTCCGACACCATTATGGCGGGTCGAGTGTCTTCTACCGACATGGCAGCAGTTGCGGTGGCATCCAGTATCGTGTTTCCCATCATGGTATTCCTGCAAGGGATTATTTTGGCGTTACCGCCGATTATTTCTCGCTTAAATGGAGCGCAAGACAAAGATGCCATCCCCAAAGCAGGACATCAGGCATTCTGGCTATCCATCTATTTGAGCTTGCCCGTGTTTTTGTTGTCATTCGTTACCAACTCATTAGTTGCCCCCATGACCATGGAACCCGCATTAAAAACCATCACCGCTGATTATCTCAGCTACGTGTTTGCTGGCATTCCAGCATTTGTGTTTTATCAGGTTTTACGTCAGTACGGTGAAGGGCTTTCTATCACCAAACCCAGCATGATTATCATGGTTATTGGATTGATCGTTAACATTCCTGCCAACTATGTATTTATTTATGGCAAGCTTGGCGCACCAGCGTTAGGTGGTGCAGGCTGTGGAGTGGCGACAACTATTGTATTTTGCGCCATGTTAACAGCTACCTGGTTATATACGAAATACGCAAAAGCGTTACAAGACTATCCCTTCTTTGGGCACCTTCATCCACCTGAATGGCGTGAAATCAGAAAAATATTAAAACTGGGCGTGCCGATTGCCTTTACTCTTCTGTTTGAAATTACCTTGTTTGCGATCGTAGCGATCATGTTGGCGCGTTATGGCTCGGACGTGGTTGCGGCGCATCAGATTGCGCTAAACGTCAGTTCAATCTTCTTTATGATCCCGCTGAGTATCGGCATGGCAACGACAATACGTATCGGCTATGCACTCGGTCAGGGAGATAGCGCTCTGGCTAGTACCACAGTTTATAGCGCATTAATATCGGGGTTATTGCTCGCTGGTATGAATGCAACGCTTTGCTATATATTGCGCTACCCCATCTCGGAACTGTATAGCACGGAACCCGAAGTCATAGAGATGGCTGCTCAGCTAATGTTTTTAGCGGCGATATTCCAATTCTCAGATGGAACACAAATTATCGCGGGTTGTGCTTTAAGAGGCTACAAAGACACCAAAGCCATGTTCTACTTAAGCTTTTTGTCTTACTGGATGATAGGTTTACCAACCGGATACATTTTAGCGATGACAGACTGGATAGTACCGGCAATGGCGGCGAAAGGATTCTGGATTGGTTTTATTGTTGGCTTGACCGCAGCGGCGTTATTGTTAGGAATGAGACTGTTGTGGACACAGCATAAAGTGAAAACAACCTCTCAGCTTGTTTATCCCTGA
- the moeA gene encoding molybdopterin molybdotransferase MoeA: MFHCDTPGLLPIAQALEAQLKTVQPVTETETIAIHQALGRIVATSINSPIPVPLDDNSAMDGFAFKFPENSADGNDDSPSFELTLIGESFAGHPFSGSITDGQCVQIMTGAVIPQGADTVVMQENITRIDEDKIRIDHMPTAQQNVRFRGEDISKGQEVVATGARLTAAHLSLLASVGVAEIDVFRKPRIAVIATGDELKAPGQPVNTGEIYESNRIGLIAMLQKLNVDIVDMGTLPDDKEIIKAAFEKADQECDWVISSGGVSVGEADYVKEVLAELGQIDFWKVAIKPGKPYAFGKLPNSLFSGLPGNPVSSFVTFMQLVVPVLRKLAGEQHKAPVYLNAVAIQAISKRPGRADYQRGKFFVDNHGHIQVSPQTKQGSNMMSSFIDANCFIVLEQDRGSVQQGEKVQILPFDAILQ; this comes from the coding sequence ATGTTTCATTGCGACACTCCCGGATTACTTCCCATTGCACAAGCGCTAGAAGCTCAATTAAAGACAGTGCAACCAGTAACGGAAACCGAAACCATTGCTATTCACCAAGCATTGGGGCGTATTGTCGCAACATCAATCAATTCACCTATACCCGTGCCTTTGGATGATAACTCTGCGATGGATGGCTTCGCATTTAAGTTTCCAGAAAATAGTGCTGATGGTAATGATGACAGCCCAAGCTTTGAATTAACTCTTATCGGAGAATCCTTTGCCGGGCATCCCTTTTCAGGCTCTATCACCGACGGCCAGTGTGTACAAATCATGACTGGCGCAGTGATACCTCAAGGTGCCGATACTGTCGTGATGCAAGAGAACATAACTCGAATCGACGAGGATAAAATTCGCATTGACCACATGCCTACAGCACAACAAAATGTGCGCTTTCGCGGCGAAGATATCTCGAAAGGCCAGGAAGTGGTGGCAACAGGAGCGCGATTAACGGCTGCGCATTTGTCGCTATTAGCGTCTGTCGGTGTTGCTGAAATAGATGTATTTCGTAAACCTCGTATCGCTGTCATTGCCACAGGCGACGAACTTAAAGCCCCGGGTCAACCAGTCAATACGGGCGAGATTTACGAAAGTAATCGCATTGGTTTAATTGCCATGTTGCAGAAACTCAATGTCGACATTGTAGATATGGGTACTTTGCCCGACGATAAAGAAATCATTAAAGCCGCGTTTGAAAAAGCGGATCAAGAGTGTGACTGGGTCATTTCCTCCGGTGGAGTATCGGTTGGAGAAGCGGATTACGTAAAAGAAGTGTTAGCTGAACTAGGGCAAATAGATTTTTGGAAAGTGGCGATAAAGCCCGGTAAACCTTACGCTTTTGGTAAATTGCCAAATAGTCTTTTTTCTGGCTTGCCCGGAAACCCGGTTTCATCCTTCGTCACTTTCATGCAATTAGTTGTGCCAGTGTTAAGAAAATTGGCAGGCGAACAGCACAAAGCACCTGTTTACTTAAACGCCGTCGCGATTCAAGCCATATCAAAACGCCCCGGTAGAGCAGATTATCAACGCGGGAAATTTTTCGTTGATAATCATGGTCACATACAGGTCTCGCCACAAACCAAACAAGGCTCGAATATGATGAGCAGTTTTATTGATGCGAACTGTTTCATCGTATTAGAACAGGATAGAGGCTCAGTCCAACAGGGTGAAAAGGTACAAATCCTCCCGTTCGATGCCATATTACAGTAG
- the sufB gene encoding Fe-S cluster assembly protein SufB, with translation MTDQIEQALNREYEAGFVSDIESETFAPGLDEDVVRRISEIKGEPEWMLEWRLKAFRIWQKMEEPDWAHVDYPKINYQAISYYSAPKSMANKPKSLDEVDPALLETYEKLGIPLLEQQMLAGVAVDAVFDSVSVVTTFKEKLHEAGVIFCPISEAVHEYPELVKKYLGKVVPQHDNYFAALNCAVFTDGSFVYIPKGTRCPMELSTYFRINEQNTGQFERTLIVADEGSYVSYLEGCTAPQRDENQLHAAVVELVALDDAEIKYSTVQNWYPGDEEGRGGIYNFVTKRGVCYTNAKISWTQVETGSSVTWKYPSCILKGDNSVGEFYSVALTRGKQQADTGTKMIHLGKNTKSTIISKGISAGRSNNSYRGLVQMHSTAKGARNFTQCDSLLIGDKCGAHTFPYVESRNPSAIVEHEATTSKVSDEQLFLCRQRGLDAEKAVSMIVNGFCKEVFKELPMEFAVEAGKLLEISLEGSVG, from the coding sequence ATGACAGACCAAATAGAACAAGCATTAAACCGGGAATATGAAGCCGGTTTCGTTTCCGATATCGAATCAGAAACATTTGCCCCTGGTCTGGATGAAGACGTCGTAAGACGCATTTCTGAGATTAAAGGCGAGCCTGAGTGGATGCTGGAATGGCGACTCAAGGCGTTTCGCATTTGGCAAAAAATGGAAGAGCCAGATTGGGCTCACGTTGATTATCCCAAGATCAATTACCAGGCCATTTCTTATTATTCAGCCCCTAAAAGCATGGCAAACAAGCCCAAGTCTCTGGATGAAGTGGATCCGGCGCTATTGGAAACCTATGAAAAGTTAGGTATTCCATTACTTGAGCAACAAATGTTGGCCGGGGTGGCTGTTGATGCTGTATTTGATTCGGTGTCGGTGGTGACCACCTTTAAGGAAAAGTTACATGAAGCGGGCGTGATTTTCTGCCCGATTTCCGAAGCGGTTCACGAATATCCTGAATTGGTGAAGAAGTATCTGGGGAAAGTGGTTCCTCAACATGACAATTATTTCGCAGCGTTAAACTGCGCCGTGTTTACCGATGGTTCTTTCGTTTACATTCCCAAAGGCACGCGTTGCCCAATGGAACTGTCTACCTATTTCCGTATCAATGAACAAAACACCGGGCAGTTTGAGCGCACGCTTATCGTCGCCGATGAAGGCAGCTATGTCAGCTATCTGGAAGGTTGTACTGCGCCACAACGTGATGAAAACCAGTTACACGCAGCGGTTGTCGAATTGGTAGCGTTGGACGATGCTGAAATCAAGTATTCCACCGTGCAGAACTGGTATCCGGGCGATGAAGAAGGCCGTGGTGGTATCTACAACTTCGTAACCAAGCGTGGTGTTTGCTATACCAATGCCAAGATTTCATGGACGCAAGTGGAAACTGGATCTTCCGTTACCTGGAAATACCCGAGCTGTATTCTGAAAGGTGACAACAGTGTCGGTGAGTTTTACTCGGTTGCATTAACTCGAGGTAAACAACAGGCCGATACCGGAACCAAGATGATCCACCTTGGTAAGAACACCAAATCCACCATTATTTCCAAAGGGATTTCGGCAGGGCGTAGCAACAACAGTTATCGTGGTTTGGTGCAAATGCATTCTACCGCTAAAGGCGCTCGTAACTTTACCCAATGTGATTCACTGTTAATCGGTGATAAGTGCGGAGCCCATACTTTCCCGTATGTTGAAAGTCGTAACCCTTCTGCCATTGTTGAGCATGAAGCCACTACTTCCAAAGTGAGTGATGAACAACTGTTTTTGTGCAGGCAACGTGGCCTTGATGCTGAAAAAGCGGTGTCCATGATTGTTAATGGCTTCTGTAAAGAAGTGTTCAAAGAACTCCCGATGGAATTTGCTGTTGAAGCCGGCAAATTACTTGAGATTAGCCTTGAAGGTTCTGTGGGCTAA